One Misgurnus anguillicaudatus chromosome 19, ASM2758022v2, whole genome shotgun sequence genomic region harbors:
- the junbb gene encoding junB proto-oncogene, AP-1 transcription factor subunit b: protein MSTKMEQPFYHDDSFLLGYGHSDATLHDFKVQKQMNFNLSEPYRNLKSDLYQTVSADVGSLKLASPELERLIIQNSNGVLTTPTPGQYLYSRGITDEQEGFAEGFVKALDEMHKMNQMPPPNVSIGAGGVTTCSTTASVFGSSLQSEPPIYTTLNAYCPAPSHPSATISYLPPHVQHNQHPDSGHAYQHSGVHPPRFVALKEEPQTVPDMHSSDASPPMSPIDMENQERIKAERKRLRNRLAATKCRRRKLERISRLEDKVKVLKSDNAGLSNTASALREQVAQLKQKVLRHMNSGCQLMLTSKMEAF from the coding sequence ATGAGTACAAAAATGGAGCAGCCGTTTTATCACGACGACTCGTTTCTGCTGGGCTACGGTCACTCCGACGCGACTCTACACGACTTTAAAGTCCAGAAGCAGATGAACTTCAACCTGTCCGAACCCTATCGGAACCTCAAATCGGACCTGTATCAGACAGTAAGCGCTGATGTCGGGTCACTCAAACTCGCCTCGCCCGAGCTGGAGAGACTGATCATTCAGAACAGCAACGGAGTGCTGACGACGCCCACACCGGGTCAGTACCTGTACAGTCGGGGCATCACCGACGAGCAGGAGGGCTTCGCGGAGGGTTTCGTTAAGGCTCTGGATGAGATGCACAAGATGAACCAGATGCCCCCGCCCAACGTGTCGATTGGAGCGGGTGGCGTGACGACGTGCTCGACGACTGCGTCCGTTTTCGGCTCCTCCCTGCAGTCTGAGCCTCCCATTTACACGACGCTGAACGCATACTGCCCAGCACCCAGCCACCCGTCCGCCACCATCAGCTATCTGCCGCCCCACGTTCAGCACAACCAACACCCGGACAGCGGGCACGCGTACCAGCACTCCGGTGTCCACCCGCCGCGATTTGTGGCTTTAAAGGAGGAACCTCAAACCGTCCCGGACATGCACAGCAGCGACGCCTCGCCGCCAATGTCACCGATAGACATGGAGAACCAAGAGCGAATCAAGGCCGAACGGAAAAGGCTCCGGAACCGACTGGCCGCCACCAAGTGCCGCAGGCGCAAACTGGAGCGCATCTCCCGGCTGGAGGACAAAGTAAAGGTTCTGAAGTCCGACAACGCCGGACTGTCCAACACCGCGTCGGCACTGCGGGAACAGGTCGCCCAACTCAAACAAAAGGTCCTGAGACATATGAACAGCGGCTGCCAGCTCATGCTCACCAGTAAGATGGAGGCGTTTTAA